The sequence below is a genomic window from Deltaproteobacteria bacterium.
CGGCGACATCCCGATGACCTGTTTGAAGGTCTCCTCCGCCTTGCCGTACTGCTCCAGGGCGAGGTACCCCTGGCCGAGGGCGTAAACGTTTCCGGAGACCACCGGGTTCTTACGGACGGCGGCCTGGTACTGTTCGAGGGCCTCCTCCTGGCGCCCTTCCGCGAAGAGCAGGTTCCCCAGGCTGAGGTTCAGGCCGTCGGCGGACGGGAAGACCCGGATGGCCTCCTTGTAGGCCGTCACGGCTTCCCGGATCCGGCCGCTTTGCCCGAGGGCCTGGGCCATGTACTCGAAGGCGTTCAGGGCATTCTCGGAGAAGGGGGAAAGGGAGATGGAACGTCGGAATTCCCGCACGGCGGCGGTGTAGTTCTTCGCCATGAACGCATCGATCCCCCGTCCCAGGGAGGAGGCGGCCATGTTGTCGATCATGGCCAGGCTGGGGGTCGTGGCGGAAAAAAGCAGGTCGGCGGCGGTGATGGTTTCCATGATGATTATATCGGCCGCGGCGGCGGAAAACTTTAGGGCGCCGCGGTTCGCCGAAAGGGGTCCCGGCGGTGCCCGTTCTCATACCGCCGCGCCGGGACCCTTCGGGAGGGAGTCACTCGGTCGGGCTGTTCCGGAGGCCCGCCGCGATGTTCAGGTTGATGTTGATGAGGATATCCAGCTTTTCCGGGGCCGGGTAGGCCATGACGTCGAAGGTCCGCTTGTCCACGAAAAGGCTCAGGGACAGGAGGTCCTCCCGGATCGGCCTCGGCAGGGGGTGGTCGTCCCGGGCCAGTTCCCCCTGGAGAATGCTCCAGATGCGCTGGTTCTTCTCCAGGGACGCCGCCCGCTCCCCTCCCCGGTCGTGGGGGTCCCAATCGTTCCGGCACTTTTTTAACTGCAAGGCGGCCTTTGTAAGGGCCATGGCCTCGATTTCACGGCCGCTCATGACCGATTGCTGGGCCGTCTTGTACGCTTCAAGTTGCACTGCGGACACGGTTCAATACCTCCTGTTCATAATCCATGAGTTTTCCGGCCTGCCTGATGGCCTGGTAGTATTCGTTCTTCAGCAGATGCCCGCTGATCTCCCCGACGAGGGGCAGGGTGGAAGGCACCTCCCTGACGAGGTCCCGGACGAGGGACCAGTACGTCTTGTGGTATTGCGCCAGGTTGTCGCCGTCGAGGTACATCATCTGGACGGCCAGGTAGATCTGGCCGCAGTAGGTGGTCGCCTCTTCGGGGCGCATGATGTCCTTCTCCCTTAGGATGGGCGTGTTGTTTTCGATGATCAGTTCCGCCCGCTTCCTCCCGTTCCGGATGACGGCCCCGCTGACGACGAGCCTTTCGTTTGGTTTCAGGTCTATTTTCAGCGCCATGAGCGGCCTCAGACTTCCACGGCCAGGATGGCCCCCGGCCCGATTTCCGCGGGCGGCTTCGACGCCGCCTGGTCACCGCTTTTCTGCCGGTCCCGGAAGGTGAAGAGCTTATCCAGGGTCGCGGCGATTTCCCTGTCCGACGCCTCGTCCTCCAGTTTGCCGGAAGACAGGGTCGTCACGTCCCGGTCCAGGCCCAGCCGCTGAACGGCCTCCTCGATGATCCGGACCCGCTTGATGAGGTCCGTCCGCTGGTACGTCGCGATGGGAAAGAACGGCGGATCCCGGACGATGTTCAGATCCCCTTCCACACGTTGATGCAGGCGGTCGATCTCGGCCAGAACGGACGACCGGGACGGCGTGCCCCCCCCGGCGCTCCCGGGGATTCCCGCCCCGCCCGCGAAGGATCCGGGGCGGGGGGCCTCCCTGTCGGAAGGGGAGGTCTCCCGCCGGTCCGACGGGCGGAGCCCCTGGTGCGGCTCCGGGAATAGATGCGTGGTCTGTACGTTCATGTCAAGCTCCCCCTGGCGGTGTCAGGCGGGGAGGAGGTCCTCCTCCCCGTCCGAACCCCCGCGCGTGCTTCTTACCCGAACAGTCTGAGAACCGACTGGGCGGCCTGGGCCGAGAGGCTGAGGGCCGTGGTGCTCAGGGACTGCCTCGTCTGGAGCATGAGCATGTTGGCCCCTTCCTCGTTCGTGTCGGCCAGGGTCAGCTTGTCCGCGCCTTCCGTCAGGGTGTTGATCATGTTGTCGGAGAAGTCCTGACGCACCGTGATGATGCTCAGGTTACCCGAGAGCTTCGAGGCCTCGGAACGGAGCGTCACCGCCGCATTGTCGAGCTCCACGATGGAAGCGTCGATGGCGGCCTCCGTGGCCCAGGCGGCCGCGCCAATGCTCAGACCGGCGGTCGAAGCGTCAAAGCCCTGCACGTCCAGGGTGTGGCTGCCCTCGAACTTGACGGTCATCACCGCGGCGGCGAGCAGATTCTTTCCTTTATACCCGGAGTCTGCCGCAAGGTCGTCGATCTGCTGCAGCATGGTATTGAACTGGGCCTGCAGAGAAGCAAGTTCGCCGCTCGTGGACTCCGTTACCGCCATTGTGGCCACACCACCACCATTGGGAGTGTAGGAAAAATCTCCAGCCACAACGTCAACAACTTCATTGGTTGTATTATCTGTTTTTGATATGGACAGAACACCATCTTTTACCGTTGCACTGAATGCGGCTACCTCACCAGACCAATCTTGATCGTTGATTGCGGCAGCAAGGGAAATGGTATCGATCAAACTGTTACCGCTGGCGAGAAACTGGCCTGTGGCTGCCGGTGCAGTAGTCACTGCGGTGAAAGTAATACCGCCGATATTAATTACATCATCTACATCGATTTGCGTGAGCGTGATCGTTCCAGTATCTTGGCCACTGTCGGCCGGGGCGCTCAGCGCCGACTGGGCGATACCCTTGGCCTGTTCGATCATGGCCGTGATGGCCGTGATGCCCTTGTCGGCCGCCTTGACGGTCTGGACCGCCTGGCCCATGGCGTCCTTCAAGCTGTCGATGACGGACGCCCGCGAGTTGAGCGACTGGGCGGCGAAGAAGGACACGGGGTTGTCGATGGCCGTGTTGACCTTTTTGCCCGTCGAGAGGCGTTCCTGCGTTCTGTCTAAAAGTTTAACCGTGTTCTGGAGGGACAGGAGGTTGGACCTCATTCCTGCGGTTAATGATACGTCGTTAAGAGCCATGATGTTTCTCCTTTTCTAGGTTTTTTTAGTCGGCGTTTCTCGCCGAGGTTTTTCGCCGCCTTCCGCGGCTTTCTCTGTGGCCTTTCGTGGACGGTCCCTTGTTTTTCTCCTCCTTCCCGGCCGTCTCTTTGTCGTCAGCCTTCGATACCCTTATCGGCAGGAGGGGGGAACAACTTTAGCGGTTTTGTGAAAGGCGTGTTTCCGGGGGCGTCCCGCCGGGGACGGTCCCTTTTATAAGGAGGGGGAAGGGGGGAAAAAAGCGTTTTTCAGGGTTTCGGGTCTCCCTCCGCCGGGGGGGACGCCGGCCGGGGGAGGGTCGCGTCGATGTGGCGTTTCAGGCGCGCCCCCTCGGAGAATTCGGGGTTGACGGCCAGGGCCCGGTCGATGGCCTTGCGGGCCTCCGCCCCGTCGTCCTTCTCCAGGTACGCCCGGGCCAGGTTGTAGTGGAGGTGCTCGTCGTCGGGCCGCACGGCGATGGCCTTCCTGTACTGGAGGACGGCCCGGTCGAAGTCGCCGCCCCTGCGGCTGCGGATCCCGTCGGCGTTGTACAGGTCCGCCAGGCCGTCGCGCAGGGCCTCGTCGTCCCCCACCATGTCCCGGGCTTCGGCGAAGTCGCCCCGCTCCAGGGCCAGGCGGGCCTCGTCCATGCCCGGCTTTCCGTCCCCGGGTCCCGACGTCTCCCCGTTGAGGCTCCCCTGGGCCATGATCTCCCGGACCTCCTCGTCCTTCAGGATCATGAGCTGGCGCATGAAGTCCAGGGTCGTGTCGAAGTCGTCGTCCCGGAAGGTGACGGGGCCGTACACGTCGCGGAAGGTTCTCGACGAGGCGAGCTGCTGCTGGAACCGGTTGATGTCCCTGT
It includes:
- the flaF gene encoding flagellar biosynthesis regulator FlaF; amino-acid sequence: MSAVQLEAYKTAQQSVMSGREIEAMALTKAALQLKKCRNDWDPHDRGGERAASLEKNQRIWSILQGELARDDHPLPRPIREDLLSLSLFVDKRTFDVMAYPAPEKLDILININLNIAAGLRNSPTE
- a CDS encoding flagellar protein FlbT — encoded protein: MALKIDLKPNERLVVSGAVIRNGRKRAELIIENNTPILREKDIMRPEEATTYCGQIYLAVQMMYLDGDNLAQYHKTYWSLVRDLVREVPSTLPLVGEISGHLLKNEYYQAIRQAGKLMDYEQEVLNRVRSAT
- a CDS encoding tetratricopeptide repeat protein, with the protein product MAQSMQGKRHDEGPLHPCSGGQSGRRTRDGAGGSRRKTGPEARDMSDTIDRNAVVEINIQMNACRKHLQTHNLYSCIARFGEVLEKLKTTPMLASDSKELHRDINRFQQQLASSRTFRDVYGPVTFRDDDFDTTLDFMRQLMILKDEEVREIMAQGSLNGETSGPGDGKPGMDEARLALERGDFAEARDMVGDDEALRDGLADLYNADGIRSRRGGDFDRAVLQYRKAIAVRPDDEHLHYNLARAYLEKDDGAEARKAIDRALAVNPEFSEGARLKRHIDATLPRPASPPAEGDPKP